The Chryseobacterium phocaeense genome includes the window ATTTCTTTTTGTATTGAAATATTTTTATCTCGCAGATTCAGCTGATCATGTTATGGATCAATCATAAAATTCTTTGATGATATATGTGTTCTTATTGATTCTTTTCAGCTCTTTTAACAGATAATACCGGTGAAGAAAGCCAGTGAGTACAACAATTTTTTTGCCGGGATGGGTTTCTGCCGTTTTGTAAATATTTTTAGCCATAGTCTGATTCCTGAGATCCCAGAATCCGGACATGAGTTTAAATCCATCTCTGTAGCTGATTTTTTCTCCATCGGGTTTTACCATGAACCTTTTAGCAAATTCAGCTCTTCTTTCTGTAATTTTCAGCAAACCGGAATACTGGGCATTTTGCCTTCTCTCTGCGATCCGATCTGTGGCCACGTTATTAAAATGCTCCGGAGATAGTTCTGCTATTTTCATTAATTCTTTAGTAGAGTTTGTAAAATTTTCATACAGCTTCATTTCTGACGGGGTCAGCTGCCTGGCTTTACAAAGACTGTCAATTAATTTAACCGATAAATTATCAGTTGGAACCATCCCTTTATCCTTTCTATACTGATTTCTTCCTTCAAAATCAAAAGGAAGTCTTACGGTTTCTGGGAATTTTGCTTTATATAAATTGCTGGCTGTAATCTCATTTCCTTTGAGACTTTTGTCAGATTCATACTCCTTCATTCCTTCACTGTCTACTTCATGGAGGATCACGTCCGGCTGAATTTTCTCAAGGATGCCGAATAGTATTTGAGGATGATAATTGGGCACACTGTCATGGATGTTTCCAATCACATAGATCTCGGTTTTGTTTTGCGAAAAGAAGAAAGTAGTTGATAAAATCAAAAGGAAAGCAAAAATAGATTTCATTTTTCACGAATTATGATAAATCACAAATATAGGAAATCCGTTCTTATCAAAGGTCAATGCTTTTGATTCCTGCTATCTGTAACTTTGTGGATATAAATTTAAAAACATAAAAATCGAAAATATGGAATTAGGAATAGGCATGTTTGGTGACCTGGCTTTTGATCAGGCGACCGGAAAATACAGAGATGCAGGGGTAAAGATCCGTGAGATACTGGATCAGGTAAAATTAATGGATGAGGTGGGAATTGATGTTTTTGCAATGGGTGAGCATCACCGTCCTGATTATGCGGTTTCATCACCGGAAATGGTACTGGCCGGAGCGGCAAGTATTACCAAAAATATAAAACTGGCCAGTGGGGTTACGGTTTTAAGCTCCTCAGAACCTGTAAAAGTATATGAAGATTTTTCAACCCTAGATCTGATTTCAGACGGAAGAGCTGAAATATTTGTGGGAAGAGGAAGCTTTATAGAATCATTTCCTTTGTACGGCTACTCATTGAATGATTACGAGGAACTTTTTGATGAAAAACTGGAGCTGTTATTAAAGATTAACACGGAAGAAAATGTTACCTGGTCCGGAAAACTTCGGGCACCCATGCAGAACCAGACCGTTTATCCAAGAGCTAAAAATAATGGGAAGCTATCGATCTGGAGAGCGGTAGGAGGAACACCGCAGTCTGTTTTAAGTGCTGCAAAACTGGGAATGCCGCTGGTGGTAGCCATTATTGGAGGAATGCCGGTACAGTTTAGAAATTTAGTGGAATTCTATAAGCAGGAATACCAGAAAGCAGGCCATGATATGTCTCAAATGCACATCGCTATTCACTCGCATACATTTGTAAGTGAAGACCAGGCCGTAGTAGACGGATATTTCAATAATTACAAATCCCAGATGGACAGGATCGGGGCTTCAAGAGGCTGGGCGCCATACACCAAAATGCAGTATGAAGGCGGAAGAGCAAGAGAAGGAGCGTTGTTCATCGGAAATCCGGCAGAAGTTGCGGATAAGATAGCCTATATGAAAGAGATTTTTGGAATCACCAGATTTATCGGGCATATGGATGTGGGAGATCCGGCTCATGATGTGATGATGAAATCCATAGAATTATTTGGTGAAAAAGTAAAACCGGTTATTCAGAATTTATAAAAATGAAATCCTGCTGTTTATACAGCGGGATTTTTTCTGATCAGAAATTATTAATCTTATTATCGTTATTTTTGCTAAAAAAAGATGGAACCCTCCAAAGACCCGTTACACGGAAAAAGACTCGATGCTATCCTTGAAGAGCTGGTAGAATACTATGAAGGCTTTGAAAGATTAGGCGAGCAGATCAATATAAAATGTTTTACAGACAACCCAAGTATCAGTTCTTCCCTGAAGTTTCTTAGAAAAACTCCCTGGGCAAGGACTAAAGTGGAAAGCCTGTATCTCTATGTATTGAGACAGAAAAAAAGAGATGAAAAAAAGAACGGAAACTGAAAAAGGAATGACGGTTTAAAATTAACACGTTTTCCCGGTCAATCATTTCAAAAATAGTATATTTGTGATATTAATCGTGGAAAAATATCGCGAAAAAAAAGAAAAATATGACAATTGAAAACAATCATGTTGTAGCAGTACGTTACATTCTTCATACCATCGAAGAAGATGGAAGCAAGATTCTTGTAGAAGAAACAACAGCAGAAAATCCTCTTACGTTTTTATATGGCGTAGGAAGAATGATCCCTAAGTTTGAACAGAATATCCATGGTCTGAAAGCCGGAGATAAAGCATCTTTCGTGATTCAGCCTGAAGAGGCTTATGGAGAAAAAGATCCTAATTCAATCGTGCAGCTGCCACTTGATATGTTCCAGGAATCCGGAACTCCGCCGGTAGGAGCTATTTTACCTTTATCTGATGGTCAGGGTAATAATTTCCAGGCATTTGTAGTAGAGGTAACACCTGAAGCGGTAATTGCAGACCTTAACCACCCAATGGCGGGTAAAGTTTTAGATTTCGAGGTGGAAATTTTAAATACACGTCCGGCAACGGAAGAAGAACTGTCTCACGGTCATTCTCATGGAATTGACGGAACAGAAGCTCACTAAATAATATTAAATGTCCGAAAAAACTTCGGACATTTTTTTATTCTAAAAATTCTCCGCTCACATAAAACCAGCGGTTTTGAATCATTTTGAATTTTGATAATTCATGATGAATCTGCTTTTGCCCTTCCTCATCCGTATAAAACGCTTTAAATTCAACTTTGTTGGCAGAAGGCTTGTTCACAATTTCCAGTTTCGTCCATTCATTGATCTCACCCCATTGCTGCAGATCTTTTTTGTTGTGCAATTTCCGTTTCGAAGGAAGCGTGGTTTCCATTAAATATTCTCCATTTGGAATTGCAAAGGCCGAAAACCGTGAGCGCATCAATGCTTCTGCGGATGGAGCATGCTTTTCTCCGGTGTGGTAAGGCTTGCAGCATTCTTCGTATAATTTTCCTGAGCAGCAGGGACAATTCATATCTCTTCCTTTTAATGAACAAATTTAAGCGAATATTTTTTTGCTTCCCGCAGATTAAGCAGATTAAGCAGATTTATAAAAATAATGAGAAATTATACCGCAAGTATCTGCATAATCTGCAAAATCCGCGAGAGAATAATATCACATCAATAGGAACGGACTTTAGTCCGCTCCACATTAAAGAATTAATTCGTTATTCAATAGAAATGGGCTTTAGCCCATTTAAAAATGAAAAAAATCCGCAGGCTTTAGCCAAAACCTAAAAAAAGAAGCATCCTAAACGAATGCTTCTCTGTAAATTTATTTTATAAAACCTCTGTTTCTCAATAAAGGCTTGATATCCGGATCATGTCCAGTGAAATCCCTGAATGCCTGGTTAAGATCTACAGAATTTCCTACCGAAAGAATATATTTTCTGAAACGGTCACCGTTTTCTCTCGTCAGTCCCCCGTTATTTTTAATCCACTCCCATGCATCATTATCAAGGGTTTCAGACCATAAATAAGCATAATATCCTGCCGAATATCCTCCGCCCCAGATGTGGGCAAAATAAGGAGTATGGTATCTCGGCGGTACGGTGGCCAGGGTAAATCCATGGCTGGCTAATGACTGTTTTTCAAAATCCAGAACAGGAATCAGCTGGCTTTCTTTGGTTACCGTATGCCAGTCCATATCGAGAGCGGCCGCAGAAACAAGTTCTGTGGTCATATATCCCTGATTGAAAGTAGCCGCTTTTTTGATTTTTTCAACTAAAGCCTGTGGAATCGGCTGTTTTGTTTCGTAGTGAATGGCATAATTTTTAAGAACCACAGGATCTAAAGCCCAGTGCTCATTGATCTGTGAAGGGAATTCCACGAAATCTCTCGGAACACTTGTCCCGGAAAGGGATGGGTATTTCTGGCTGGCAAACATCCCGTGAATAGAATGTCCGAATTCATGGAACATGGTAGAAACATCATCATAGCTGATCAGTGACGGTTTTCCCGGAGCCGGCTTTTGATAATTGTAGCAGTTCACAATCACCGGTTTTGTTCCCAGCAGATAAGACTGCTCTACAAAGTTGCTCATCCACGCACCGCCGTTTTTAGAATCTCTCGTATAGAAATCCAGATAATAGATTGCAATAGATTTTCCGTCGTGGTCAAAAACTTCATAGGTCACTACATCAGGATGATAAACCGGAAGATCCGTTCTCTTTTTGAAAGTAAGCCCAAAGAATTTTTCAGCGGCATAAAACACCCCTTTTTCCAGAACCGTAGTCACTTCAAAATAAGGTTTGATCTGGTTTTCATCAAGATCATATTTCGCTTTTCTTACCTGCTCTGCATAGAAATTCCAGTCCCATGGTTCTACCTTAAAGCCTCCTTTCTGCTGATCAATGAGGTCTTGGATATCCTGTGCTTCACGTTTTGCAGTTTCCACGGCAGGCGTTGCAATCTGGTTCATCAGTTTTGTGGCGGCTTCCGGTGTTTTGGCCATCTGGTCCTGTAGCTTCCATTCAGCAAAGCTTGCTTTTCCTAAGGTCTGAGCTTTTTTAAGTCTCAGTTTGGCCAGTTTTTCAATTGTTTCCCTTGTATCATTTCCGTCTCCTTTTTCAGCTCTCAGCCATGAAGCTTTGAACAGCTTTTCTCTGGTTGCCCTGTTTTTCAGGTTCTGAAGAAGGGGCTGCTGGGTAGTATTCTGAAGGGCCAGAAGATATTTACCCGGTTGCCCCGCAGTTTTGGCATCGGCTGCTGCAGCCTCGATTTCATCGGCAGAAAGTCCGTCCAGTTCTTTGGCATCAGAGAAAAATACACCGCCCTGTTTTCTTGCTTCCAGTAATTTATTGGCATACTGCGTAGAAAGGGAGGCCAGTTCCTGATTGATCTGCTTTAATTTTTCCTTATCT containing:
- a CDS encoding YchJ family protein; the protein is MNCPCCSGKLYEECCKPYHTGEKHAPSAEALMRSRFSAFAIPNGEYLMETTLPSKRKLHNKKDLQQWGEINEWTKLEIVNKPSANKVEFKAFYTDEEGQKQIHHELSKFKMIQNRWFYVSGEFLE
- a CDS encoding FKBP-type peptidyl-prolyl cis-trans isomerase, whose product is MTIENNHVVAVRYILHTIEEDGSKILVEETTAENPLTFLYGVGRMIPKFEQNIHGLKAGDKASFVIQPEEAYGEKDPNSIVQLPLDMFQESGTPPVGAILPLSDGQGNNFQAFVVEVTPEAVIADLNHPMAGKVLDFEVEILNTRPATEEELSHGHSHGIDGTEAH
- a CDS encoding VF530 family protein, which encodes MEPSKDPLHGKRLDAILEELVEYYEGFERLGEQINIKCFTDNPSISSSLKFLRKTPWARTKVESLYLYVLRQKKRDEKKNGN
- a CDS encoding LLM class flavin-dependent oxidoreductase; this translates as MELGIGMFGDLAFDQATGKYRDAGVKIREILDQVKLMDEVGIDVFAMGEHHRPDYAVSSPEMVLAGAASITKNIKLASGVTVLSSSEPVKVYEDFSTLDLISDGRAEIFVGRGSFIESFPLYGYSLNDYEELFDEKLELLLKINTEENVTWSGKLRAPMQNQTVYPRAKNNGKLSIWRAVGGTPQSVLSAAKLGMPLVVAIIGGMPVQFRNLVEFYKQEYQKAGHDMSQMHIAIHSHTFVSEDQAVVDGYFNNYKSQMDRIGASRGWAPYTKMQYEGGRAREGALFIGNPAEVADKIAYMKEIFGITRFIGHMDVGDPAHDVMMKSIELFGEKVKPVIQNL
- a CDS encoding M3 family metallopeptidase; this encodes MKNISSVLLISALALNQSCTTMKKTDTQQEIPVTDPSLSSNPFMKKSKLQYEAPEFDKIKNEHFKPAFDFGLKQHDAEILKIANNPEAPSFENTIVALEKSGEVLKRALIVFSNLTSANTNPTLQALDEEYAPIFAAHSDKMYLNENLYKRIKSIKEDGLHAEGKRLVQYYKQNFEIAGANLSAADKEKLKQINQELASLSTQYANKLLEARKQGGVFFSDAKELDGLSADEIEAAAADAKTAGQPGKYLLALQNTTQQPLLQNLKNRATREKLFKASWLRAEKGDGNDTRETIEKLAKLRLKKAQTLGKASFAEWKLQDQMAKTPEAATKLMNQIATPAVETAKREAQDIQDLIDQQKGGFKVEPWDWNFYAEQVRKAKYDLDENQIKPYFEVTTVLEKGVFYAAEKFFGLTFKKRTDLPVYHPDVVTYEVFDHDGKSIAIYYLDFYTRDSKNGGAWMSNFVEQSYLLGTKPVIVNCYNYQKPAPGKPSLISYDDVSTMFHEFGHSIHGMFASQKYPSLSGTSVPRDFVEFPSQINEHWALDPVVLKNYAIHYETKQPIPQALVEKIKKAATFNQGYMTTELVSAAALDMDWHTVTKESQLIPVLDFEKQSLASHGFTLATVPPRYHTPYFAHIWGGGYSAGYYAYLWSETLDNDAWEWIKNNGGLTRENGDRFRKYILSVGNSVDLNQAFRDFTGHDPDIKPLLRNRGFIK